One stretch of Thermanaerosceptrum fracticalcis DNA includes these proteins:
- the addB gene encoding helicase-exonuclease AddAB subunit AddB yields the protein MTLRFIIGRAGTGKTHTCLTEIVERASRDSSTNLIYLVPEQATFQTEKAILQRHPAGGIMNIQVLSFQRLAWRVLQETGGGLFPPLNELGKILILRRLVEIHKEKFKVFGRVIERPGFLETLVKGISEFKLYAVSPQLLETCLQHEEINRHPSLPDKLADLALIYQEFEAYIKNQYLDTDDYLDLLANNIHRASFLRDAEVWVDGFHGFTPQEYHVLSELLLKCARVNVTVCLAEEHTRKLLPETHTFYPPWETYQRLRQLAFEVNCPLEKDDVLDFSGEHRFYRRRDLAFLENSFLEEGKVSHPPGAGLKLVAAANRRAEIEGVAREIIRLCREEGYRYQDVAVLLRDFSQYELLLPTIFSDYEIPYFLDMKRPVHHHPLLELLRAALEVVEKGWNYDPVFRYLKTDLVPLSRQDVDLLENYCLAHGIRGSRWTDGRPWQYRRSLTLGEERELTQGEETELRRLNKARERAAAALLALQNRCKKSHTAQDYCFSLFRLLEDLGVTWKLEFWSKKAEEAGRLEEARLHAQVWDKVMELLDQTAEVLGKEPLNITEFSQVFNSGLEGIQLGLIPPGLDQVLVGSLERSRNPDLKGVFVLGVNEGVLPARSLEEGLFFDDERKALAETGISLAPGSEKRLYGEQFLIYLALTRASDFLWVSYPMADGDGKALAPSPLIARLRELFTPGEEKLALAVCTVEPTGDNDEDYVVHSYRTLGYLAAVLRQAVEGKAINPLWWHVYNWYIDQKEWQKPVSRVVQGLYHVNQEARISREQVRKIYGTTLLASISRLERFKACPFAHFLAYGLKLKARPEFKLGAPDLGQFFHKALERFYQYLQDHELEWAELTMEQAREITEEIVNELVPQLQNELLLSTARYRYLTGKLKRTVLRAVWVLREHARRGTFRPLGVEIAFGKEGALPGLQLTLADGSTIILQGRIDRVDGAAGDKGYYLRIIDFKSGSSSLSLLEIYYGLKLQLLTYLDVVLTHAPHLIEGEAYPGGVLYFTIKDPFITEKGPLSPAEIEKKILRELKMKGYLLKDPEVAKMMDAEISGPSDLIPVSLSKEQEFYKGTANALTLEEFTKLRQHVEKILKEIGQEIMEGDVGIQPYQYKGKRPCTYCLYARVCRFDLSVPGNSYRVLKEREAGEIWYEIGVKEVAEDE from the coding sequence GTGACCCTGAGATTCATTATCGGAAGGGCCGGTACCGGTAAAACCCACACGTGTCTTACGGAAATAGTAGAAAGGGCCTCAAGGGACAGCAGTACAAACCTGATTTATCTCGTCCCGGAACAGGCCACCTTTCAAACAGAGAAAGCCATTCTACAGCGGCATCCTGCGGGCGGCATCATGAATATTCAGGTGTTAAGCTTCCAGCGCTTGGCCTGGCGGGTTTTGCAGGAGACAGGGGGAGGATTGTTTCCTCCTTTAAACGAGCTGGGCAAGATTTTAATCCTGCGGCGCCTTGTGGAAATACATAAAGAGAAGTTTAAGGTATTCGGACGGGTCATTGAACGGCCCGGATTTTTGGAAACCCTGGTTAAAGGTATTTCTGAGTTTAAACTGTATGCCGTCTCTCCCCAACTGCTGGAAACTTGCTTACAACATGAAGAAATAAACAGGCATCCCTCTTTACCCGACAAACTGGCGGATTTGGCCTTAATATATCAGGAATTTGAGGCCTATATCAAAAACCAGTACCTGGATACCGATGATTATCTAGATCTCCTGGCTAATAACATTCACCGGGCTTCATTTTTACGGGATGCTGAGGTCTGGGTAGACGGTTTCCACGGTTTTACTCCCCAGGAGTATCATGTTCTCTCGGAACTGTTGCTGAAATGTGCTAGGGTGAATGTCACTGTCTGCCTGGCGGAAGAGCACACCAGGAAGCTTTTGCCGGAAACTCACACCTTTTATCCACCCTGGGAAACATACCAGAGGCTGCGCCAGCTTGCCTTTGAGGTGAATTGTCCTCTGGAAAAAGATGATGTTTTGGATTTTAGCGGTGAGCATCGTTTTTACCGGCGAAGGGATCTGGCTTTCTTGGAAAACAGTTTCCTGGAAGAGGGAAAAGTTAGCCATCCACCAGGAGCAGGTTTAAAACTGGTGGCCGCTGCCAACCGGCGGGCAGAAATAGAGGGAGTGGCCAGGGAAATTATCAGGCTGTGCCGGGAAGAAGGGTATCGTTACCAGGATGTAGCTGTGTTATTGCGGGATTTCAGCCAGTATGAGCTGTTACTGCCAACCATTTTCTCCGATTATGAAATCCCATATTTTTTAGATATGAAGCGTCCCGTACACCACCATCCCCTTTTAGAGTTATTACGGGCCGCCCTTGAGGTAGTGGAAAAAGGCTGGAATTATGACCCTGTTTTCCGTTACCTGAAAACGGATTTGGTTCCCCTCTCCCGCCAGGATGTAGACCTTTTGGAAAACTACTGCCTGGCCCATGGAATCCGAGGTTCGCGCTGGACCGATGGACGACCCTGGCAGTACAGGCGCTCACTTACCTTAGGTGAAGAAAGGGAACTAACCCAGGGAGAAGAGACGGAATTACGGCGCCTCAACAAGGCGAGGGAACGGGCAGCTGCCGCCCTTTTGGCCCTGCAAAACCGCTGTAAGAAAAGTCACACAGCCCAGGATTATTGCTTTAGCCTTTTTAGGCTTTTAGAGGACCTGGGTGTTACCTGGAAACTGGAGTTCTGGAGCAAAAAAGCCGAGGAAGCAGGACGCCTGGAAGAAGCCAGGCTTCATGCCCAGGTGTGGGATAAGGTCATGGAACTCCTGGACCAGACGGCGGAAGTTTTGGGAAAGGAACCGTTAAATATCACGGAATTCAGCCAGGTCTTTAACAGTGGTTTGGAAGGAATACAATTAGGTTTGATACCTCCGGGATTAGATCAGGTGCTGGTCGGGTCCCTGGAAAGGTCCCGAAATCCCGATTTAAAAGGGGTTTTTGTACTAGGGGTTAATGAGGGAGTACTCCCGGCCCGCAGCCTGGAAGAGGGCCTGTTCTTTGACGATGAACGAAAAGCCCTGGCGGAGACAGGTATCTCCCTGGCTCCCGGCAGTGAGAAGCGACTGTACGGTGAACAGTTCTTGATTTATCTTGCCCTGACCAGAGCCAGTGATTTCTTATGGGTCAGCTACCCTATGGCTGATGGGGATGGTAAAGCTTTGGCTCCCTCTCCCTTGATTGCCAGGCTCCGGGAGCTATTCACCCCGGGGGAAGAGAAGTTAGCACTGGCCGTATGTACTGTGGAGCCTACCGGCGATAATGACGAAGATTATGTCGTTCATTCTTACCGGACCCTGGGATACCTGGCAGCTGTTCTGCGCCAGGCTGTAGAAGGAAAAGCAATAAACCCCCTCTGGTGGCATGTCTATAACTGGTATATAGACCAAAAAGAATGGCAGAAGCCCGTGAGCAGGGTAGTCCAGGGTCTTTATCATGTCAACCAGGAAGCCAGAATATCCCGGGAACAGGTCAGAAAAATATACGGGACAACTTTGCTCGCCAGCATATCAAGGCTGGAAAGGTTTAAGGCCTGTCCCTTTGCCCATTTCCTGGCCTACGGGCTAAAACTCAAAGCAAGGCCGGAATTTAAATTGGGGGCCCCTGACCTGGGGCAGTTTTTCCATAAAGCCCTGGAGCGTTTCTATCAATACCTGCAGGACCATGAGCTGGAGTGGGCTGAATTAACCATGGAACAGGCCCGGGAGATTACCGAAGAGATTGTGAATGAACTGGTACCCCAGCTGCAAAACGAACTGCTTTTAAGTACGGCCCGCTACAGGTATTTAACAGGAAAACTGAAACGTACGGTCTTAAGGGCCGTCTGGGTCTTACGGGAACACGCCCGCCGTGGGACATTCCGTCCCCTTGGTGTAGAGATTGCTTTTGGGAAAGAGGGAGCTTTACCGGGGTTGCAGCTAACCCTGGCTGACGGAAGCACCATCATTTTACAGGGAAGGATTGACAGGGTGGACGGAGCCGCCGGTGACAAAGGTTATTACCTGCGGATCATAGACTTTAAATCGGGCTCTTCTTCTCTCAGCCTCCTGGAGATTTATTACGGCCTCAAGCTCCAGCTTTTGACTTACCTGGATGTGGTGTTAACCCACGCCCCTCATCTCATAGAGGGAGAAGCCTATCCGGGAGGCGTGCTCTATTTTACCATTAAAGACCCCTTTATCACGGAAAAAGGGCCTCTTTCCCCGGCGGAAATTGAAAAGAAAATTCTGCGGGAATTAAAAATGAAAGGGTATCTTCTCAAAGATCCTGAGGTCGCAAAAATGATGGATGCTGAGATTAGCGGCCCTTCGGACCTAATTCCCGTAAGCTTAAGTAAAGAGCAGGAATTTTATAAAGGAACTGCCAATGCCCTCACTCTGGAAGAATTCACGAAATTGCGCCAGCATGTGGAGAAAATCCTCAAGGAAATAGGGCAGGAAATTATGGAAGGGGACGTGGGGATTCAGCCCTACCAGTACAAAGGGAAACGGCCCTGCACCTACTGCCTGTATGCCCGTGTTTGCCGTTTTGACCTTAGTGTTCCCGGCAATTCTTACCGTGTGCTTAAGGAACGGGAAGCGGGAGAAATCTGGTATGAGATTGGCGTTAAGGAGGTGGCGGAAGATGAGTAA
- a CDS encoding HAD family hydrolase — MFSYNIPGRGIIHIEHLVLDLNGTIAVDGKIIPAVFPLLEQIQENLTVHIITSDTFGSVEEQCQGLPFVIKKLSSGDHIREKEEYVKTLGVHKVLAIGNGVNDARMLKNSILSIAVIGREGCAREALFNAQIIVQSIEDALALVLNPQRMRATLRSY; from the coding sequence ATGTTTAGCTACAACATACCTGGACGGGGTATCATTCATATTGAGCACCTGGTTTTAGACTTAAACGGGACTATTGCTGTGGATGGTAAAATAATTCCCGCGGTATTTCCACTTTTGGAACAAATACAAGAGAACCTGACAGTACATATCATAACTTCCGATACTTTCGGCAGCGTGGAGGAGCAGTGTCAGGGTTTGCCTTTTGTGATAAAAAAACTGTCTTCCGGGGACCATATCCGGGAGAAAGAGGAATACGTTAAAACTTTGGGAGTACATAAAGTTTTGGCCATAGGTAACGGCGTAAATGATGCCAGGATGTTAAAAAACAGTATCCTCTCCATTGCCGTGATCGGAAGGGAAGGTTGTGCCCGGGAAGCTCTCTTTAATGCACAAATAATTGTCCAAAGCATCGAGGATGCTTTGGCTCTCGTCCTTAATCCTCAAAGAATGAGGGCCACTTTGCGTTCTTATTAA
- the ilvN gene encoding acetolactate synthase small subunit, whose product MAHTLAVLVENRPGVLTRISGLISRRAFNIESIAAGYTEEPDMTRITIVVNGDDLEIEQVVNQLSKLVDVIKIVNLTEVDSLDRELVLIKVKALPEKRSDIVDIVDIFRAKIVDVNRETMVIELTGSQDKIDALCEVLQDHGIIEIVRTGKIVISRGPLPAKNL is encoded by the coding sequence ATGGCCCATACTTTAGCTGTGCTGGTAGAGAATCGCCCTGGTGTTCTGACCAGAATTTCCGGGCTGATCAGCCGGAGAGCCTTTAATATTGAGAGTATTGCTGCCGGCTACACGGAAGAACCCGATATGACCCGGATCACCATTGTAGTCAATGGCGATGACCTGGAAATTGAACAGGTCGTGAATCAGCTTTCAAAATTAGTTGATGTCATTAAGATTGTCAACCTGACGGAAGTAGACTCTCTGGACCGGGAATTGGTGTTAATCAAGGTGAAAGCATTACCCGAGAAACGCTCAGATATTGTGGATATCGTAGATATTTTCCGGGCTAAAATTGTTGATGTAAACCGGGAGACTATGGTCATTGAGTTAACGGGTTCACAGGATAAAATTGATGCCCTCTGTGAAGTGCTGCAGGACCATGGCATCATTGAGATCGTTCGTACGGGGAAGATTGTGATCTCACGGGGACCTCTGCCTGCCAAAAATTTATGA
- a CDS encoding esterase/lipase family protein yields the protein MKKNGLLIIILTFVLFSFTDIIHIKNERYEGHRPILPPESVTSNRNLYFVFLHGIDSWCDGSPFANMGFENIRRAMSVVGYSYHDNRFLLYSYMGGHIENGNWVPYPYTRKNTGQSLYLSVYQLEQLIENITQANPEARFILVGHSLGGRIALDFVSTTHPESRKKIHGVITLNSPLMGSTINVPGILMRILDASGSVWGSTAVKELIYESRFYQDFLQLRTSSIKQLQRDGIQVATFSHYKDYFVRSKTSCLIDAEGDPLTAGFILNNNPTHSKYRFNSHLQILDDQSVISYIVTLASPSP from the coding sequence ATGAAGAAAAACGGATTATTAATCATCATTCTTACTTTTGTTTTATTTTCATTTACAGATATTATCCATATAAAAAATGAGCGGTATGAGGGCCACCGGCCTATTCTGCCACCAGAATCTGTAACTTCTAACCGTAATCTCTATTTTGTGTTTCTCCATGGTATAGATAGCTGGTGTGATGGCAGTCCTTTTGCCAACATGGGATTTGAAAACATTAGACGTGCCATGTCTGTAGTAGGTTATTCATACCACGATAACCGCTTTCTCCTCTATAGTTATATGGGCGGGCACATTGAGAACGGCAATTGGGTCCCCTACCCGTACACCCGTAAAAATACCGGTCAATCCCTTTATCTTAGTGTATACCAATTAGAACAATTAATTGAAAATATAACTCAGGCTAACCCCGAGGCCCGCTTTATTCTGGTGGGGCATAGTTTAGGGGGCAGAATAGCCTTGGATTTTGTAAGTACGACCCACCCGGAAAGCAGGAAAAAAATCCATGGTGTTATCACCTTAAATTCTCCTTTAATGGGCTCTACCATCAATGTTCCGGGAATACTTATGAGAATTCTCGATGCTAGTGGCTCAGTTTGGGGGAGCACTGCAGTTAAAGAACTAATTTATGAATCCCGGTTTTATCAAGATTTCCTTCAGTTACGCACTTCATCCATCAAACAACTGCAAAGAGATGGGATACAAGTAGCGACCTTCTCACATTATAAAGATTATTTTGTACGCAGCAAAACCTCCTGCCTAATCGATGCCGAAGGAGATCCTCTCACAGCGGGGTTCATTTTAAACAATAACCCCACCCATTCTAAATACAGATTCAACAGCCATTTGCAAATCTTAGATGACCAGAGTGTCATTTCCTATATCGTAACCCTGGCTTCACCCTCCCCCTAA
- a CDS encoding zinc dependent phospholipase C family protein, with amino-acid sequence MFNLVLSMLSPLTVNYQKLKTLPLPMHCVRGASLTHTFLNRQAKEILYNDGYRKEADFFSYFSEELDLGVTWADTGLKAFCHFYDNETKAGKWLWPNATLTCEYFLVKSLELWKNKQYEKAMFFLGAATHLVQDMCVPHHSRCVLGKGHVEFERWVRKHRENYSITHGDIYLDLKKPEEWIHLNAAYSFDYFPYVQLNSPEDHYHLAASILLPRAQASTSGFWLWFYRLVH; translated from the coding sequence ATGTTCAATCTAGTGCTTTCCATGCTTAGTCCCTTGACAGTCAATTACCAAAAACTAAAAACATTACCTTTGCCCATGCATTGTGTTAGGGGAGCAAGCCTTACCCACACTTTTTTAAACCGACAGGCTAAAGAAATACTGTACAATGACGGTTATCGAAAGGAAGCCGATTTCTTTAGCTATTTTTCAGAAGAACTGGACTTGGGGGTCACCTGGGCGGATACGGGATTAAAGGCTTTTTGCCACTTCTATGATAACGAGACCAAAGCCGGTAAATGGCTGTGGCCCAATGCAACCCTGACCTGTGAATATTTTTTGGTGAAATCCCTTGAACTATGGAAAAATAAACAGTATGAAAAGGCCATGTTTTTTCTGGGAGCGGCCACGCACCTGGTTCAGGATATGTGTGTTCCCCACCATTCCCGTTGCGTTTTGGGAAAGGGTCACGTTGAATTTGAAAGATGGGTCAGGAAACACCGGGAAAATTACTCCATCACCCATGGTGACATATACCTTGATCTTAAGAAACCGGAGGAATGGATTCATTTAAATGCTGCTTACTCCTTTGATTATTTTCCATACGTTCAGTTAAACAGTCCTGAAGATCATTATCACCTGGCGGCAAGTATACTTCTACCACGAGCCCAAGCCAGCACAAGCGGCTTCTGGTTGTGGTTCTACCGGTTAGTTCATTGA
- the dapF gene encoding diaminopimelate epimerase, which translates to MKFDYYKYHALGNDYIVIDPGECDIKMTPDNIRLICHRHFGIGSDGILYGPLVNPQKELVLKIYNPDGSEAEKSGNGIRIFSRYLFERKYVQGKNFSLRTLGGAVQVEILDEGASLIKVDMGRVTFSAEEIPVLGLEGEVVARELTLTSGEKMPVTCVSIGNPHCVVPMEGISWEIAHKYGPLLENHPQFPKRINVQFLKVLDPRNLAIEIWERGAGYTLASGSSSCAAASAAYRLGLCEKEVNVHMPGGTIKIEIAEDWNVRMTGPVTAVAKGCFGPDLLAALQI; encoded by the coding sequence ATGAAGTTTGATTATTACAAGTATCACGCGCTAGGCAATGATTATATCGTCATTGACCCTGGTGAATGTGACATAAAAATGACGCCTGATAACATCCGCCTCATCTGTCACCGCCATTTTGGGATAGGTTCGGACGGTATTCTCTATGGACCACTGGTAAACCCGCAAAAAGAACTGGTCCTCAAGATCTACAACCCCGACGGCAGTGAAGCCGAAAAGAGCGGGAACGGGATCAGGATTTTTTCCCGGTATCTTTTTGAAAGAAAATATGTCCAGGGTAAAAACTTTTCGCTAAGAACCCTGGGCGGTGCTGTCCAGGTGGAAATCCTGGATGAAGGGGCATCTCTGATTAAAGTGGACATGGGGAGGGTAACCTTTAGTGCCGAGGAGATACCGGTTCTCGGACTGGAGGGTGAAGTGGTAGCGAGGGAACTAACACTTACCAGTGGAGAAAAAATGCCGGTTACCTGTGTATCTATCGGTAATCCCCACTGTGTGGTGCCCATGGAAGGAATTTCCTGGGAAATAGCTCATAAATATGGCCCGCTCCTGGAAAACCATCCCCAGTTTCCCAAAAGAATAAATGTCCAGTTTCTTAAGGTTTTGGACCCTCGAAATCTGGCCATTGAAATCTGGGAAAGGGGCGCCGGCTATACCCTGGCCTCCGGCAGCAGCAGCTGTGCGGCTGCCAGTGCGGCTTACAGGTTGGGATTATGTGAAAAAGAAGTTAATGTCCATATGCCGGGAGGTACCATTAAGATAGAGATAGCAGAGGACTGGAATGTCCGGATGACAGGCCCTGTTACCGCTGTAGCCAAAGGTTGTTTCGGCCCGGACCTGCTGGCGGCTTTACAAATTTAG
- a CDS encoding (2Fe-2S)-binding protein has translation MRIKVTVNEKVMEMEAPYDEFLADTLRKHGFLSVKKGCNTGSCGLCTVWLDGKPVLSCSFLTMRVNGGNITTIEGVQKEAREFADFLVKEGADQCGFCSPGFIMTVLAMKRELSNPTEEDIIHYLTGNLCRCTGYQGQLRAIKKYLGVV, from the coding sequence GTGCGAATAAAGGTGACGGTCAATGAAAAAGTGATGGAAATGGAAGCCCCTTATGATGAATTTTTAGCCGATACATTGAGAAAGCATGGTTTTTTAAGCGTGAAAAAGGGGTGCAATACGGGCTCCTGTGGTTTATGTACCGTCTGGCTGGACGGTAAACCGGTACTCTCCTGTTCTTTTCTTACAATGAGAGTAAACGGGGGAAATATTACCACTATTGAGGGTGTGCAGAAAGAGGCCCGGGAGTTTGCCGATTTCCTGGTCAAGGAAGGCGCAGACCAGTGTGGCTTCTGCAGCCCCGGGTTTATCATGACGGTCCTGGCCATGAAGCGAGAGTTGTCCAACCCTACAGAAGAAGATATCATCCACTATCTGACAGGGAATCTTTGCCGCTGCACAGGGTATCAGGGACAGTTGCGAGCAATTAAAAAATATCTGGGGGTTGTGTAG
- a CDS encoding DUF1540 domain-containing protein, whose protein sequence is MSNIYCSVNTCHYWDKGNICAANEIMVTSDNLAAERPDTLDAPNHAQFPTTPVDDCMATCCKTFVRKGSGDERLDGVKKTT, encoded by the coding sequence ATGTCCAATATCTATTGCAGTGTGAACACTTGTCACTACTGGGACAAAGGTAACATTTGTGCAGCTAATGAAATTATGGTAACATCCGACAACTTAGCCGCTGAAAGGCCAGATACATTAGATGCACCCAATCATGCCCAATTCCCCACTACACCTGTTGACGACTGCATGGCCACCTGTTGTAAAACTTTTGTGCGCAAAGGTTCTGGCGATGAAAGATTAGACGGAGTAAAGAAGACAACCTAA
- a CDS encoding xanthine dehydrogenase family protein molybdopterin-binding subunit: protein MRIVNQPISKIDGMDITTGKPVYTDDLAHGHELVVKILRSPYAFARIKAINLEKASRIPGVECILTYQDVPKTRFTMAGQSYPEPSPYDRLILDEYVRYVGDEVAIIAAADEKAAEKAMKLIKVEYEILEPVLDFEKAIGHPSVVHPEGDVTVNMDIGMDKTKNIASSCKIEVGDVEGELKNSDVVVEGTYYTQAQAHAMMETYRALTYFDHNGRLTIVSSTQIPFHVRRIVARALQIPMSRVRVIKPRIGGGFGGKQTASVEVFPALVTLKTGKPAKIIYDRRETFACTTSRHAMRITVRLGADKEGNIKAIDMQALSDTGAYGEHAPTVFAVAGYKTLPLYGKARAVRYMGHAVYTNKMPAGALRGYGVTQGTFALESAINELAAKLQMDPAELREKNIIREGDAHPVLGETPEGKPVVLASSALDRCIKRGKELIGWEEKYPRKVVSDTKIRAVGMAITMQGSGIAGIDTASAVIKLNDDGFYTLLLGSTDMGTGSDTTMAQIAAEVLETTMDKIIVHAADTDISPYDTGSYASSTAYVTGNAVIKAAEDMRTKIIEAGAKLLGVDSEEIEFDGEFVRAINKDLSLSLDEMARRLISGEGKLQLVGTGTFGGDTSPPPFIAGFAEVEVDTETGKIDVIEYVAVVDCGTMINPNLVRIQVEGGLVQGIGMAMYEDVKYSERGKMQTDTFMQYKIPCRKDIGKITVEFEPSYEPTGPFGAKSVGEVVINTPSPAIAHAVYNAVGVNIRNLPITPEKVLMAILEKK from the coding sequence ATGCGTATAGTAAATCAGCCAATCTCTAAGATTGACGGGATGGATATTACCACGGGAAAGCCTGTTTATACAGACGATTTGGCTCACGGCCATGAGCTGGTGGTAAAAATTCTGAGAAGCCCTTATGCTTTTGCCAGGATCAAAGCCATTAATTTAGAAAAAGCTAGCCGGATACCCGGCGTGGAGTGCATACTTACATATCAAGACGTTCCCAAAACACGTTTTACCATGGCCGGGCAGTCCTATCCCGAGCCCTCCCCCTACGACCGTTTAATCTTAGACGAATACGTGAGGTATGTGGGGGATGAAGTAGCCATTATCGCCGCCGCAGATGAGAAGGCGGCCGAAAAAGCTATGAAGCTGATTAAAGTAGAATACGAAATCCTGGAGCCCGTTCTGGATTTTGAAAAGGCTATCGGTCATCCCTCAGTAGTCCATCCGGAAGGAGATGTCACAGTAAATATGGACATCGGGATGGATAAAACAAAGAATATCGCCTCTTCCTGTAAAATCGAAGTCGGTGATGTGGAAGGGGAACTGAAAAACAGTGATGTGGTCGTGGAAGGAACCTATTATACGCAGGCCCAGGCCCATGCCATGATGGAAACTTACCGTGCCCTAACCTATTTTGACCACAATGGAAGGCTTACCATCGTCAGTTCCACTCAGATTCCCTTCCACGTGAGAAGGATTGTGGCCAGGGCTTTGCAAATCCCCATGAGCAGGGTCAGGGTCATCAAGCCCAGGATTGGCGGCGGGTTCGGAGGGAAGCAGACAGCCTCGGTGGAAGTCTTTCCTGCTCTCGTGACCTTGAAAACTGGCAAGCCCGCTAAGATCATTTACGACAGAAGGGAAACCTTTGCCTGTACCACCAGCCGTCATGCCATGCGGATTACTGTAAGACTGGGGGCCGATAAAGAGGGGAATATCAAAGCGATAGATATGCAGGCTTTGTCTGATACAGGGGCCTATGGCGAACACGCCCCTACGGTTTTTGCCGTGGCCGGGTATAAGACACTGCCCCTGTATGGTAAAGCCAGGGCCGTCAGGTATATGGGCCATGCCGTCTATACCAACAAAATGCCGGCAGGGGCCTTACGGGGCTATGGCGTGACCCAAGGCACATTTGCCCTGGAATCAGCCATCAATGAACTGGCGGCTAAACTACAGATGGACCCGGCGGAGTTGCGGGAAAAGAATATTATCAGGGAAGGGGACGCCCATCCGGTTTTAGGTGAAACCCCGGAAGGAAAGCCGGTTGTATTGGCAAGCAGTGCCTTGGACCGCTGTATTAAAAGAGGTAAAGAACTCATTGGCTGGGAGGAAAAATACCCCCGGAAAGTTGTCAGTGACACCAAAATCCGTGCCGTGGGCATGGCCATCACCATGCAGGGTTCAGGGATAGCCGGCATTGATACGGCTTCTGCCGTCATCAAGTTGAATGATGACGGTTTCTATACCCTGCTCTTAGGTTCCACAGATATGGGGACCGGCAGCGACACCACCATGGCCCAAATAGCCGCAGAAGTATTGGAAACCACCATGGACAAAATCATTGTCCATGCCGCCGATACGGATATCTCACCCTATGATACGGGTTCCTATGCATCCAGCACTGCCTATGTCACAGGAAATGCCGTCATCAAGGCTGCCGAAGACATGAGAACAAAAATTATAGAGGCCGGAGCTAAACTTTTAGGTGTGGATTCTGAAGAAATAGAATTTGACGGTGAGTTCGTGCGGGCGATAAATAAAGATCTATCCTTATCCCTTGATGAAATGGCCCGGCGTTTAATTTCCGGGGAAGGAAAGTTGCAGCTGGTAGGTACGGGTACTTTTGGCGGGGATACAAGTCCTCCGCCATTTATTGCCGGCTTTGCCGAAGTAGAAGTTGATACGGAGACGGGGAAAATAGATGTAATTGAATACGTGGCTGTTGTGGATTGCGGCACCATGATTAACCCTAACCTTGTCCGCATCCAGGTGGAAGGCGGCCTGGTCCAGGGTATCGGCATGGCCATGTATGAAGATGTCAAATACAGTGAGCGTGGCAAAATGCAGACCGATACCTTTATGCAGTATAAAATCCCCTGCAGGAAGGATATCGGGAAGATTACGGTGGAGTTTGAGCCCAGTTATGAGCCCACGGGGCCCTTCGGCGCCAAGTCTGTGGGTGAAGTGGTCATTAATACACCTTCACCGGCCATCGCCCATGCTGTTTATAATGCTGTCGGTGTTAACATCAGAAATCTGCCCATTACGCCTGAAAAGGTATTAATGGCAATTCTGGAGAAAAAATAA
- a CDS encoding FAD binding domain-containing protein: MFTIQDYVVPGTLEEAYGILKAKRNNTILGGCAFLRLGSQRIGTAIDLARLNLNFINEYEQTIEIGAMTTFRDVEISPLLKEYFNGLLPQAVKHIVGVQLRNIVTVGGTVYSRYGFSDLITALLSLEAEVELFKAGRVSLENFLENGSAKDILVKVIIPKTAKKAVFNSMRNSQSDYAIVNVAVSKEGDRWLLVAGARPQRAQIAKEASLYLANSSLSSEDIEHAANLATSELTFGSNMRASQKYREAVCKVLLKRAIGEVLACE, from the coding sequence ATGTTTACAATTCAGGACTATGTTGTTCCCGGAACGCTGGAAGAAGCGTACGGGATTTTAAAAGCAAAAAGGAATAATACCATTCTTGGCGGATGTGCCTTTCTGCGGCTGGGTTCTCAAAGAATAGGGACCGCCATTGATTTAGCCAGGCTTAATTTAAATTTCATCAACGAGTATGAACAAACCATTGAAATTGGGGCCATGACCACTTTCCGTGACGTTGAGATAAGCCCCCTTTTGAAAGAATACTTTAACGGTCTTTTACCCCAAGCGGTAAAGCATATCGTGGGGGTACAGCTGCGCAATATTGTGACGGTAGGCGGTACCGTTTATTCCCGTTACGGTTTTTCCGATCTCATCACGGCCCTACTCTCCCTGGAAGCTGAGGTGGAGTTATTTAAGGCCGGGCGGGTTTCTCTGGAAAACTTTCTGGAAAACGGGTCGGCAAAAGATATTCTGGTTAAAGTAATCATTCCCAAGACGGCCAAAAAAGCGGTATTTAACAGCATGCGGAATTCGCAAAGCGACTATGCCATTGTAAATGTCGCCGTCTCTAAAGAGGGAGACCGGTGGCTTTTAGTGGCAGGGGCCAGACCCCAGCGGGCCCAAATTGCCAAAGAGGCTTCGTTATATTTGGCCAACAGCAGCTTATCTTCGGAGGACATCGAACATGCTGCAAACCTGGCCACCAGTGAATTGACCTTCGGCAGTAACATGCGGGCCAGTCAAAAATACCGTGAGGCCGTCTGCAAAGTTCTTCTAAAAAGAGCCATAGGGGAGGTTTTAGCGTGCGAATAA